In Streptomyces canus, one DNA window encodes the following:
- the scy gene encoding polarized growth protein Scy has protein sequence MRGYERQEREPAADVDHLSRFEAEMERLKTEREKAIQHAEDLGYQVEVLRAKLHEARRTLMSRPEFGGGDIGYQAEQLLRNAQVQADQLRQDAERELSQVRAQTQRILQEHAEQAARLQAELHQEAVTRRQQLDQELAERRQTVESHVNENVAWAEQLRARSESQARRLLEESRAEAEQAMAAARAEAERVTSEARQRLQSDAEAARAEAEQLLRRARTDAERLLDAASTQAQEATDHAEQLRSSTATESDSARRQATELSRAAEQRMTEAEEALRKAQAEAEKVLTEAKSAAEKTLASAESANEQRTRTAKEQVARLVTEASQEAEATKEAAEQIVADARAEAEKIVTEAAEKARTLTAEESATQLSKAAKTAEDVLNKAQEDAKRTTKAATEEAERIRREAETEADRLRAEAHDIAEQLKGTAKDDTKEYRAKTVELQEEARRLRGEAEQLRADAVAEGEKIRAEARKEAVQQIEEAAKTAEELLSKAKADADELRQTATTDSEKVRTEAIERATTLRRQAEETLQRTRQEADRHREEAVEQSEEIKADAERAARELHEETERAIETRRAEAAEELARMHTEAEERLAAAEQSLTEAREEAARIRREAAEETDRLRGEAAERIRTLQQQAEAEADRLRTEAASDASASRAEGEAVAVRLRSEAAAEAERLKTEAQDTADRVRAEAQAAAERLATEASETLAAAQEEANRRRREAEEYLGSARQEADQERERAREQSEELLASARNRVEEAQAEAVRLVEEADRRAGEMVSAAEQHAQQVRDSVAGLHEQAQEEITGLRSAAEHVADRTRREAQEEADRVRSDAYSERERASEDAARIRREATAETDAAKSLAERTVSEAIAEAERLRSESAEYAQRARTEASDAVAQAEQDASRTRADAREDANRIRSDAATQADTLITEARSEAERLTEETINDTDRLRTETVAEAERVRAESVAKAEQLIGEASGDAERLRAEAAATVGQAQQHAERIRTEAERVRADAANAAEELVNSARAEADRTLDEARQDANKRRSEAAEQVDTLITETAAEADKLLSEAQQQALKTTADAEGQADTMVGAARKEADRLVSEATVEGNARVEKARTDADELLVGARRDATAIRERAEELRDRITGEIEALHERARREAAETMKSTGDRCDALIKASEEQLAKAQAKAKELVSEANSEAGKVRIAAVKKAEGLLKEAEQKKATLVREAEELKAEAIREAKRTVEEGKRELEVLVRRREDINTEISRVQDVLEALESFETPSAGKDGGVKAGAAVGAPRSGKPSDS, from the coding sequence GTGCGGGGCTACGAACGCCAGGAGCGAGAGCCGGCGGCTGACGTCGACCACCTCTCTCGGTTCGAGGCCGAGATGGAGCGGCTGAAGACCGAGCGGGAAAAGGCGATCCAGCACGCCGAGGACCTCGGCTACCAGGTCGAGGTGCTGCGCGCCAAGTTGCACGAGGCGCGGCGCACCCTCATGTCCCGGCCCGAATTCGGCGGCGGGGACATCGGCTACCAGGCCGAACAGTTGCTGCGCAATGCCCAGGTCCAGGCCGACCAGTTGCGCCAGGACGCCGAGCGCGAACTGAGCCAGGTCCGCGCCCAGACCCAGCGCATCCTCCAGGAGCACGCCGAGCAGGCCGCGCGTCTGCAGGCGGAGCTGCACCAGGAGGCCGTCACCCGACGTCAGCAGCTCGACCAGGAGCTGGCCGAGCGCCGGCAGACCGTCGAGTCGCACGTCAACGAGAACGTGGCGTGGGCCGAGCAGCTGCGCGCCCGCAGCGAGTCGCAGGCCCGACGGCTCCTGGAGGAGTCCCGCGCCGAGGCGGAGCAGGCCATGGCGGCCGCCCGCGCCGAGGCCGAGCGGGTCACCTCCGAGGCCCGCCAGCGTCTGCAGAGCGATGCCGAGGCCGCCCGCGCGGAGGCCGAGCAGCTGCTGCGCCGCGCCCGCACGGACGCCGAGCGCCTGCTCGACGCCGCCTCCACGCAGGCCCAGGAGGCCACCGACCACGCCGAGCAGCTGCGCAGCTCCACGGCGACCGAGTCGGACAGCGCCCGCCGCCAGGCCACCGAGCTCAGCCGGGCCGCCGAACAGCGGATGACGGAGGCCGAGGAGGCGCTGCGCAAGGCGCAGGCCGAGGCCGAGAAGGTGCTCACCGAGGCGAAGTCGGCAGCCGAGAAGACGCTCGCGAGCGCGGAGTCGGCCAACGAACAGCGCACTCGCACGGCCAAGGAGCAGGTCGCCCGGCTGGTCACCGAGGCCAGCCAGGAGGCCGAGGCGACCAAGGAGGCCGCCGAGCAGATCGTCGCGGACGCCCGCGCCGAGGCCGAGAAGATCGTCACCGAGGCCGCAGAGAAGGCCCGCACGCTCACCGCCGAGGAGAGCGCGACCCAGCTGTCCAAGGCGGCCAAGACCGCCGAGGACGTCCTCAACAAGGCGCAGGAGGACGCGAAGCGGACCACCAAGGCCGCCACCGAGGAGGCCGAGCGGATCCGCCGCGAGGCGGAGACCGAGGCGGACCGGCTGCGCGCCGAGGCGCACGACATCGCCGAGCAGCTCAAGGGCACGGCGAAGGACGACACCAAGGAGTACCGCGCCAAGACGGTCGAGCTGCAGGAGGAGGCCCGCCGGCTGCGCGGCGAGGCCGAGCAGCTGCGCGCCGACGCGGTCGCCGAGGGCGAGAAGATCCGCGCGGAGGCCCGCAAGGAGGCCGTCCAGCAGATCGAGGAGGCGGCCAAGACCGCCGAGGAGCTGCTCTCCAAGGCCAAGGCGGACGCCGACGAGCTGCGCCAGACCGCCACCACGGACAGCGAGAAGGTCCGCACCGAGGCCATCGAGCGCGCCACCACGCTGCGCCGGCAGGCCGAGGAGACCCTCCAGCGGACCCGTCAGGAGGCCGACCGGCACCGCGAGGAGGCCGTCGAGCAGTCCGAGGAGATCAAGGCAGACGCCGAGCGTGCCGCGCGCGAGCTGCACGAGGAGACCGAGCGGGCCATAGAGACCCGCCGTGCCGAGGCCGCCGAGGAACTGGCCCGGATGCACACCGAGGCCGAGGAGCGTCTCGCCGCCGCCGAGCAGTCCCTCACCGAGGCCCGTGAGGAGGCCGCGCGGATCCGCCGCGAGGCCGCCGAGGAGACCGACCGGCTGCGCGGCGAGGCCGCCGAGCGGATCCGCACCCTGCAGCAGCAGGCCGAGGCGGAGGCCGACCGGCTGCGCACCGAGGCCGCGTCCGACGCGTCCGCCTCCCGTGCCGAGGGCGAGGCCGTCGCCGTACGGCTGCGTTCCGAGGCCGCCGCGGAGGCGGAGCGGCTCAAGACCGAGGCGCAGGACACCGCGGACCGGGTCCGGGCGGAGGCGCAGGCCGCTGCGGAGCGGCTCGCCACCGAGGCGTCCGAGACGCTGGCCGCCGCCCAGGAGGAGGCCAACCGGCGCCGCCGGGAGGCCGAGGAGTATCTCGGCTCGGCGCGCCAGGAGGCCGACCAGGAGCGTGAGCGGGCCCGCGAGCAGAGCGAGGAGCTGCTGGCCTCGGCGCGCAACCGCGTGGAGGAGGCCCAGGCCGAGGCCGTACGGCTGGTCGAGGAGGCGGACCGGCGGGCCGGCGAGATGGTGTCGGCCGCCGAGCAGCACGCCCAGCAGGTGCGGGACTCCGTCGCCGGGCTGCACGAGCAGGCGCAGGAGGAGATCACCGGGCTGCGCTCGGCCGCCGAGCACGTGGCGGACCGTACCCGGCGCGAGGCTCAGGAGGAGGCCGACCGGGTCCGTTCGGACGCGTACTCCGAGCGGGAGCGGGCCAGCGAGGACGCGGCCCGGATCCGGCGCGAGGCCACCGCGGAGACGGACGCCGCCAAGTCCCTTGCCGAGCGCACCGTCTCGGAGGCGATCGCGGAGGCGGAGCGGCTCAGGTCGGAGTCGGCCGAGTACGCCCAGCGGGCGCGCACCGAGGCCTCGGACGCCGTCGCCCAGGCCGAGCAGGACGCCTCCCGTACCCGGGCGGACGCCCGGGAGGACGCCAACCGCATCCGCTCGGACGCGGCCACCCAGGCCGACACCCTCATCACCGAGGCGCGCAGCGAGGCGGAGCGGCTCACCGAGGAGACCATCAACGACACCGACCGGCTGCGGACGGAGACGGTCGCCGAAGCCGAGCGGGTGCGCGCCGAGTCGGTCGCCAAGGCCGAGCAGCTGATCGGGGAGGCCTCCGGGGACGCGGAGCGGCTACGCGCCGAGGCCGCCGCGACGGTCGGGCAGGCCCAGCAGCACGCCGAGCGGATCCGTACCGAGGCCGAGCGGGTCAGGGCGGACGCGGCGAACGCGGCCGAGGAACTGGTCAACTCCGCGCGCGCGGAGGCCGATCGCACCCTCGACGAGGCCCGCCAGGACGCCAACAAGCGACGTTCGGAGGCGGCCGAGCAGGTCGACACGCTCATCACGGAGACGGCCGCCGAGGCGGACAAGCTGCTCAGCGAGGCGCAGCAGCAGGCGCTCAAGACCACCGCGGACGCGGAGGGGCAGGCCGACACCATGGTGGGCGCGGCCCGCAAGGAGGCCGACCGGCTGGTGTCGGAGGCCACGGTCGAGGGCAACGCGCGCGTGGAGAAGGCCCGCACGGACGCGGACGAACTGCTCGTCGGTGCCCGCCGGGACGCCACCGCGATAAGGGAGCGTGCGGAGGAGCTGCGCGACCGGATCACGGGCGAGATCGAGGCGCTGCACGAGCGGGCCCGCCGTGAGGCCGCGGAGACCATGAAGTCGACCGGCGACCGCTGCGACGCGCTCATCAAGGCCTCGGAGGAGCAGCTCGCCAAGGCCCAGGCGAAGGCCAAGGAGCTGGTCTCGGAGGCCAATTCGGAGGCCGGCAAGGTGCGTATCGCCGCGGTCAAGAAGGCCGAGGGGCTGCTCAAGGAGGCCGAGCAGAAGAAGGCCACCCTGGTCCGGGAGGCCGAGGAGCTCAAGGCCGAGGCGATCCGCGAGGCGAAGCGCACGGTCGAGGAGGGCAAGCGGGAGCTCGAGGTCCTGGTTCGCCGCCGTGAGGACATCAACACCGAGATCTCCCGTGTCCAGGATGTCCTGGAGGCATTGGAGTCCTTCGAGACCCCGTCGGCGGGCAAGGACGGCGGCGTCAAGGCGGGCGCCGCGGTCGGCGCCCCTCGTTCGGGTAAGCCGTCGGACAGCTGA